In Colwellia sp. PAMC 20917, a single genomic region encodes these proteins:
- a CDS encoding cold-shock protein: MSTTTGTVKWFNESKGFGFIEQESGPDVFAHFSAISGDGFKTLAEGQKVQFTVTQGQKGPQAENIQAL, translated from the coding sequence ATGTCTACAACTACTGGTACAGTAAAATGGTTCAACGAGTCTAAAGGTTTTGGTTTCATCGAGCAAGAATCTGGTCCTGACGTTTTCGCACATTTTTCTGCAATCTCTGGCGACGGTTTCAAAACTCTAGCTGAAGGCCAAAAAGTACAGTTTACTGTAACTCAAGGTCAGAAAGGTCCTCAAGCTGAGAACATTCAAGCTCTTTAA
- the zapE gene encoding cell division protein ZapE → MLSAYQALSTSNNFKYDYAQVNAVAKLDDLSEQIYQHERKSWLAKRLKKSSAIRGIYLYGRVGRGKTMLMDLFFQNLAVTAKKRIHFHRFIEEVHQQLNLCTGQSDPLTFIAKQWAKKIKVLCFDEFYVSDIGDAMLLSGLFQAFFQQDIILIATSNCRPEELYRNGLQRERFLPTIDLINHYCQVLSVDGAVDHRLEHYDETAIAYRDYTYPLNNKTLRQRFLDITGIVGTSGNITVNHRKIPFQAKTDTIILFDFYALCSGPRSQRDYISLADHFKLVLLDQVPQFDGERITSVISGVEDDYQRDGKLLSQLCHLDDEARRFIAVVDEFYDRNIRLIINAEVDIIDLYQGQQLSFEFARCQSRLIEMQQLAY, encoded by the coding sequence ATGCTTTCTGCTTACCAAGCTCTATCTACTTCGAATAATTTTAAATACGATTATGCACAAGTTAATGCCGTCGCCAAACTTGATGATCTTTCTGAACAAATCTATCAACATGAGCGTAAATCTTGGCTTGCTAAACGACTGAAAAAATCGTCTGCTATTCGTGGTATTTATCTTTATGGAAGGGTCGGTCGTGGTAAAACCATGCTTATGGATCTCTTCTTTCAAAACTTAGCTGTTACTGCTAAAAAACGTATTCATTTTCATCGCTTTATTGAAGAAGTACATCAACAATTAAATTTATGTACAGGACAAAGTGATCCATTAACATTTATTGCTAAGCAATGGGCTAAAAAGATTAAAGTACTGTGTTTTGATGAGTTTTATGTTTCAGATATTGGTGACGCTATGTTGCTTTCTGGCTTATTTCAGGCGTTTTTTCAACAAGATATTATTTTAATCGCTACCTCTAACTGTCGACCCGAAGAACTTTATCGTAATGGGTTACAGCGTGAAAGATTTTTGCCAACCATAGATTTAATTAATCATTATTGCCAAGTGTTATCGGTTGATGGTGCTGTAGATCATCGCTTAGAGCATTATGATGAAACCGCAATTGCATATCGTGATTATACTTACCCATTAAATAACAAAACACTTAGACAAAGGTTTTTAGATATTACGGGCATTGTCGGTACTTCAGGTAATATAACGGTTAACCACCGAAAAATCCCTTTTCAAGCGAAAACAGACACTATTATACTTTTTGATTTTTATGCACTATGTTCAGGCCCTAGAAGCCAGCGAGACTACATTAGCCTAGCTGATCATTTTAAACTGGTATTGCTTGACCAAGTTCCTCAATTTGACGGAGAGCGCATAACGTCGGTTATATCGGGTGTAGAAGATGATTATCAACGCGACGGTAAATTGTTAAGCCAACTTTGCCATTTAGATGACGAAGCTCGGCGCTTTATTGCTGTTGTTGATGAATTTTATGATAGAAATATACGACTTATTATTAATGCCGAAGTTGATATAATTGATCTTTATCAAGGACAGCAATTAAGCTTTGAGTTTGCTCGCTGCCAATCCCGTCTCATTGAAATGCAACAATTAGCATATTAA
- a CDS encoding DUF2884 family protein, which yields MKTLIATALILASSTTFASTASFTNDSCNATISGGIKITPTVIEFSKSKLPLYKIVDNERLYVNGVQVDLTDNQQSLLHDYSSGIRAAVPQVKSVALDAIDLANDGINLAFNELLGQDNTLSAEITSQLSEIRKEVDQGLTSDNDIYFDEDGFSGENFFNEDFEQRIESAIEKTVQNSIGSLMIAVGQQMLFSGGNMNDFESRMEDFGDKMESEMEFRGEQIKKSSEALCQSVVDIDALEDRLTNEIIVLKDFNLLTTTVLSKNTKDLM from the coding sequence ATGAAAACACTCATCGCAACAGCACTTATATTGGCAAGCAGCACTACGTTCGCTTCCACCGCATCTTTTACAAATGACTCATGCAATGCAACAATATCTGGTGGTATTAAAATTACGCCAACCGTCATTGAATTCTCTAAAAGTAAACTGCCACTCTATAAAATAGTTGATAATGAACGACTATATGTCAATGGTGTTCAAGTTGACTTAACAGATAATCAGCAATCCTTGCTTCATGATTATTCGTCTGGCATTAGGGCAGCTGTTCCACAAGTAAAAAGTGTTGCCTTGGATGCTATCGATCTTGCGAATGACGGCATTAACTTAGCGTTTAATGAGTTACTAGGTCAAGATAATACGCTGAGTGCTGAAATTACTAGTCAACTTTCTGAGATACGTAAAGAAGTTGATCAGGGCTTAACCAGTGATAATGACATTTATTTTGATGAGGATGGTTTTTCAGGAGAAAACTTTTTCAATGAAGATTTTGAGCAACGTATTGAAAGTGCGATAGAAAAGACGGTGCAAAATTCGATTGGTAGTTTAATGATAGCGGTAGGGCAACAGATGCTTTTCTCTGGTGGCAATATGAACGATTTTGAATCTCGTATGGAGGATTTCGGTGACAAAATGGAAAGCGAAATGGAATTTCGTGGCGAACAAATTAAAAAAAGTAGTGAAGCACTTTGTCAATCTGTTGTCGACATCGATGCACTTGAAGACAGGTTAACTAACGAAATAATAGTGTTAAAAGACTTTAATTTATTAACCACTACTGTTTTATCTAAAAATACTAAAGATCTTATGTAA
- a CDS encoding EAL and HDOD domain-containing protein translates to MYFYAARQPILDKDKNLFAYELLFRDSIDNVFPDIDGDEATTKMIEASKFNLGIGEFTGNKPAFINFTLETLSLGYANMLTTDEVVVEILETVKPGKKLLAICKDLYEQGYTLALDDYEHQKVWIHFFPYIKIIKIDWKISTIEEIKEVKQAIANFPDIKLLAEKVETYDEYNQALELGFELFQGFFFAKPEMIKTKSLSPSQIAMAELLYETSKPELDLISITSVFERDVTLSYKLLRYVNSAMFRRRNEISTIKQALVTLGSQELKRFLGLMFAINVNPDKPSELINSAMARAKFCELVSKDISAPIDSSIAFLTGLLSLIDAILDEKLETVLEKLPLAQEIKISLLTKKGVLAELIQLLEYIEHAQWDETIIVMKKLGIEKEKVIRDYNQALSWADEQSQMTNAS, encoded by the coding sequence ATGTATTTTTATGCCGCCAGGCAACCCATTTTAGATAAAGACAAAAATCTTTTTGCCTATGAATTGCTATTTAGAGACAGCATTGACAACGTTTTTCCTGATATTGATGGCGATGAAGCCACCACAAAAATGATTGAAGCAAGTAAATTTAACTTAGGTATAGGGGAGTTTACTGGTAATAAGCCCGCCTTTATCAATTTTACCCTTGAAACATTAAGTCTTGGTTACGCCAATATGCTGACCACTGATGAAGTCGTCGTTGAAATCCTTGAAACGGTTAAGCCGGGTAAAAAGCTATTAGCTATTTGCAAAGACCTTTATGAACAAGGTTATACATTAGCGCTAGATGATTATGAACATCAAAAAGTGTGGATACATTTTTTCCCTTATATCAAGATAATAAAAATAGATTGGAAAATATCCACTATTGAAGAAATTAAAGAAGTTAAACAAGCGATTGCTAATTTCCCTGATATTAAGTTACTTGCAGAAAAAGTTGAAACTTACGACGAGTATAATCAAGCACTAGAATTAGGCTTTGAACTATTCCAAGGCTTTTTCTTTGCTAAGCCTGAGATGATAAAAACTAAAAGTCTCTCTCCATCACAGATTGCTATGGCTGAGTTACTTTATGAAACATCAAAACCCGAATTAGATTTAATCAGTATTACTTCAGTCTTTGAACGCGATGTAACGCTTTCTTATAAACTATTAAGATATGTTAACTCGGCAATGTTTCGCAGACGAAATGAAATATCAACAATAAAACAAGCACTTGTAACCCTAGGGTCACAAGAACTAAAGCGATTTTTAGGTTTGATGTTTGCTATAAATGTTAACCCTGACAAACCTTCAGAGTTAATTAATTCAGCGATGGCTCGTGCTAAATTTTGTGAACTTGTCTCAAAGGATATTAGTGCTCCAATAGATTCATCTATTGCTTTCTTAACGGGCTTATTATCATTAATTGATGCCATTTTAGATGAAAAACTTGAAACGGTTTTAGAAAAGTTACCACTTGCACAAGAGATAAAGATTTCTTTACTCACTAAGAAAGGTGTATTGGCTGAGTTAATCCAGTTATTAGAGTACATTGAACATGCACAATGGGATGAAACCATTATTGTTATGAAGAAGTTAGGTATAGAAAAGGAAAAAGTAATTAGAGATTACAACCAAGCACTTTCTTGGGCTGACGAGCAGTCACAAATGACAAATGCCAGTTAA
- the putP gene encoding sodium/proline symporter PutP: MAFGTLFSLGLYFIVMIGIGLYAFKKSTSDAAGYMLGGRNLSPSVTALSAGASDMSGWMLMGIPGAMYVTGLSSIWIAVGLVIGAYFNYLIVAPRLRTYTEVANDSITLPDFFENRFNDKRHLLRVVSSIVIIVFFTLYTSSGIVAGGKLFESSFGLNYEVGLYVTAGVVVLYTMFGGFLAVSLTDFVQGCIMFVALVLVPFVVISDIGGVQAMNDVIHSIDAEKFNMFNGVSALAIISAMAWGLGYFGQPHIIVRFMAIRSVKDLPAARRIGMTWMIVSICGAMATGFAGIAYVAKTGTELTDPETIFVLFSQVLFHPLISGFLLAAILAAIMSTISSQLLVTSSSLTGDFYQAFLNKDATDKQLVFVGRLSVLLVAIVAISLAYDRNSSILSLVSNAWAGFGAAFGPLVILSLYWKKMNKQGALAGMLTGAITVLIWIYAPITVGGELLSSVMYEIVPGFILSTIAIVVVSNFTAAPDESVEKMFDEMIEQHNID; the protein is encoded by the coding sequence TTGGCATTTGGTACATTATTTTCTTTAGGTTTATATTTTATTGTCATGATCGGTATAGGTTTATATGCCTTTAAAAAATCGACCAGTGACGCAGCAGGTTATATGCTAGGAGGGCGTAACCTTAGTCCTTCAGTGACGGCTCTTTCCGCTGGGGCTTCTGACATGAGTGGTTGGATGCTAATGGGCATACCAGGTGCTATGTATGTGACAGGTTTAAGCAGTATTTGGATCGCCGTAGGTTTAGTGATAGGTGCTTATTTTAATTATTTAATTGTTGCGCCTCGTTTGAGGACTTATACCGAAGTAGCAAATGATTCGATAACTTTACCTGATTTCTTTGAAAACCGTTTTAATGACAAGCGCCATTTGCTACGCGTAGTTTCATCAATTGTTATTATTGTCTTTTTCACGCTTTATACTTCATCAGGTATCGTTGCTGGTGGTAAATTGTTTGAAAGCTCTTTCGGATTAAATTATGAAGTTGGGCTTTATGTTACCGCAGGTGTTGTTGTACTTTATACTATGTTTGGTGGTTTTTTAGCCGTAAGCTTAACCGATTTTGTGCAAGGGTGTATTATGTTCGTAGCACTTGTGCTGGTACCTTTTGTGGTCATAAGCGACATTGGTGGCGTACAAGCAATGAATGATGTAATTCATTCTATTGATGCTGAAAAGTTTAATATGTTTAACGGTGTTAGCGCGCTGGCGATTATTTCAGCGATGGCTTGGGGCTTAGGTTATTTTGGCCAGCCACATATCATCGTGCGCTTTATGGCAATCCGGTCAGTTAAAGATTTACCTGCTGCTCGTCGTATTGGTATGACTTGGATGATAGTTTCTATTTGTGGTGCTATGGCAACTGGTTTTGCTGGTATTGCTTATGTGGCGAAAACGGGAACAGAATTAACTGATCCAGAAACTATTTTTGTTTTATTTTCTCAGGTTTTATTTCACCCTCTCATTTCTGGCTTTTTATTAGCCGCTATTTTAGCTGCAATAATGAGCACCATTTCTTCTCAATTATTAGTGACATCAAGCTCATTAACCGGTGACTTTTATCAAGCGTTTCTAAATAAAGACGCTACTGATAAACAGCTTGTTTTTGTTGGCCGTTTATCTGTACTTCTAGTTGCTATTGTTGCGATATCTTTAGCTTATGACCGAAATAGCTCTATTTTAAGTTTGGTTAGTAATGCTTGGGCAGGATTTGGCGCCGCATTTGGACCACTAGTTATCTTAAGTCTCTACTGGAAAAAAATGAATAAACAAGGCGCTTTAGCAGGAATGTTAACGGGCGCTATAACCGTTCTTATTTGGATTTATGCCCCGATAACTGTCGGTGGTGAACTATTGAGTTCAGTGATGTATGAAATAGTTCCTGGCTTTATACTTTCAACAATAGCGATTGTTGTGGTGAGTAACTTTACCGCGGCACCTGATGAATCTGTTGAAAAAATGTTTGATGAGATGATAGAGCAGCACAATATCGATTAA
- a CDS encoding DUF3379 family protein: MDDLQFRRRIYADPNTRDEDMLAAIHSDPAKQNFTQELESLDSKLFQALNVEVPAGLSDKLILRQTMASHQQQKRKSRVRLALAASVAFVMGLTINFMQFSNAYNNLGDYAIAHIAHEEGHFSNTSTANVSLASLNDKMATFNGSFTDSIGKLMFANYCRFDGMKSLHLVFQGATSMVTVFIVPNNEELEFTADFSTDKLIGKSQHFKNSNIIVVADKSESLTQWQTAIDKNISWSI, translated from the coding sequence ATGGATGATTTGCAATTTAGACGTCGTATTTATGCAGATCCAAATACACGTGATGAAGATATGCTTGCTGCAATTCATAGTGATCCTGCCAAGCAAAATTTTACACAAGAACTTGAAAGTTTAGACAGTAAACTCTTTCAAGCGTTAAATGTTGAAGTACCTGCAGGCTTAAGCGATAAACTTATTTTACGTCAAACCATGGCCAGTCATCAGCAACAAAAACGTAAAAGTCGTGTTCGTTTAGCTTTAGCTGCGTCTGTTGCCTTTGTGATGGGTTTAACGATTAATTTTATGCAGTTTTCTAATGCCTATAACAACCTAGGGGATTATGCGATAGCTCATATTGCCCATGAAGAAGGACATTTTTCTAACACTTCAACTGCAAATGTTAGCTTAGCCTCTCTTAACGATAAAATGGCGACGTTTAATGGCAGTTTTACAGATAGTATAGGCAAATTAATGTTTGCTAATTATTGCCGGTTTGATGGCATGAAAAGCCTGCACTTAGTTTTTCAAGGTGCAACAAGCATGGTCACTGTTTTTATTGTTCCAAATAATGAAGAGCTTGAATTTACCGCTGATTTTTCAACAGATAAATTAATAGGAAAATCCCAACACTTTAAAAACAGTAATATTATTGTGGTTGCTGACAAAAGTGAATCGCTGACACAGTGGCAAACAGCCATCGATAAAAATATTAGTTGGTCTATTTAA
- a CDS encoding sigma-70 family RNA polymerase sigma factor — protein sequence MATKQVRYEALVKALHGDLFRYAYWLCHDKHVAEDLVQETFLRAWRALDSLKDEKAAKSWLITILRRENARRFERKRFDMSEYEEATITDTKSTSSEQEIENYWLREKIAQMPEEYREPLVLQIIGGFSGEEIAKQLDLNKNTVMTRLFRARNQLKEALDNTPKVRGQYNG from the coding sequence ATGGCAACAAAACAAGTTAGATATGAAGCACTCGTTAAAGCTTTGCATGGCGATTTATTCCGTTATGCTTATTGGCTATGTCACGACAAACATGTGGCTGAAGACTTAGTGCAAGAGACATTTTTACGGGCATGGCGAGCTTTAGATTCATTAAAAGATGAAAAAGCGGCTAAGTCATGGCTGATCACAATTTTACGACGAGAAAATGCTCGTCGTTTCGAACGTAAACGATTTGATATGAGTGAATATGAAGAAGCCACTATTACCGATACTAAATCAACAAGTAGCGAACAAGAAATTGAAAACTATTGGCTACGTGAAAAAATAGCACAAATGCCAGAAGAATACCGTGAGCCATTAGTATTACAAATTATTGGTGGTTTTTCAGGTGAAGAAATAGCTAAACAGCTCGATTTAAATAAGAATACCGTGATGACAAGGTTGTTTAGAGCGCGTAATCAATTAAAAGAAGCTTTAGATAATACTCCCAAAGTTAGAGGTCAGTACAATGGATGA
- a CDS encoding BatD family protein — protein sequence MTQTIIALLTILLSNTLFTPNAFAATQISATIDKNPIVVNESFILKITIDDDVDTNALNTSALLKDFVVGRTSVSSQTSMVNFKTTQTTTWSTLLIGKSAGDYIIPPFTIAGINSQAIKVQILAENHPLADKQQDIFITTEISTKEVYVQQQLTLTVKLHFAAELKRGSLSEPTLESASITQIGKDKEEDTIINGRRYRVIERTYAISPKNSGEFTLKSPLFSGEILVPSTRRNNMFSFSETKPVSVIGDEIQLFVRPIPETFQGTWLPSNLLAIHQDWQPDVATFKVGEPITRIITLTAAGLSEEQLPLLEMTVPKGLKVYPDQAQLHTGMSSGHLVSQKVRNFAIVASKPGEYQLPEISVPWWNTVTNRYQVATIAAQKITVLPNSELNAAPAVMKNQQNKALIPTETIVITQASWLQWLFLTLWLLTALAWFISAKRSRPLAVKTTKIDNRNNNPYLSLLAACKKNQGLEVLALISPWINTLQAKAGNKITATLDDALIEINDNKFQDEIELLQQCYYGKEQKTWQGNALTSLIQAINKQGLKANEAKVITLNPR from the coding sequence ATGACCCAAACAATAATAGCCCTACTAACTATTTTGCTCAGTAATACGCTTTTTACCCCTAATGCGTTTGCGGCAACTCAGATTAGTGCAACTATTGATAAAAATCCTATCGTGGTTAATGAGTCTTTTATTTTAAAAATCACCATAGATGACGATGTCGACACCAACGCTTTAAATACCTCCGCGTTATTAAAAGACTTTGTCGTTGGTAGAACATCGGTGAGTTCGCAAACTAGTATGGTTAATTTTAAAACGACACAAACAACAACCTGGAGTACTTTGCTAATAGGTAAATCAGCAGGTGATTATATTATTCCTCCTTTCACCATTGCAGGCATAAACTCTCAAGCCATAAAAGTACAGATATTAGCTGAAAATCATCCGCTTGCTGACAAACAACAAGACATCTTTATTACCACTGAAATATCGACCAAAGAAGTCTATGTTCAACAACAATTAACCTTAACAGTAAAGCTACACTTTGCTGCAGAATTAAAGCGTGGCAGTTTAAGCGAACCAACGTTAGAAAGCGCCAGCATTACTCAAATTGGAAAAGATAAAGAAGAAGATACTATTATTAATGGCCGTCGCTATCGAGTTATTGAAAGAACCTATGCAATAAGTCCTAAAAATAGCGGTGAATTTACGTTAAAGTCACCGCTATTCTCTGGCGAAATCTTAGTGCCATCAACGCGAAGAAATAACATGTTTAGCTTTTCAGAAACTAAACCTGTTAGTGTCATTGGCGATGAAATTCAACTATTTGTTCGTCCTATCCCTGAAACATTTCAAGGCACATGGTTACCGAGTAATTTACTCGCTATTCATCAAGACTGGCAACCTGATGTAGCAACGTTCAAAGTAGGTGAGCCTATTACGCGCATCATTACCTTAACCGCAGCAGGTTTATCCGAAGAACAATTGCCACTTTTAGAGATGACGGTGCCCAAAGGCCTGAAAGTCTATCCAGACCAAGCTCAATTACATACAGGCATGAGCAGTGGCCACTTGGTTAGCCAAAAAGTTAGAAATTTTGCCATTGTTGCCAGTAAGCCTGGCGAATATCAACTACCGGAGATAAGTGTTCCTTGGTGGAACACCGTCACTAACCGTTATCAAGTCGCTACAATTGCTGCTCAAAAAATTACAGTTTTACCTAATAGCGAGCTTAACGCAGCTCCAGCTGTCATGAAAAATCAGCAAAACAAAGCACTTATTCCAACAGAAACAATTGTTATTACTCAGGCATCCTGGCTGCAATGGCTATTTTTAACCTTATGGCTACTTACTGCTTTAGCGTGGTTTATCAGTGCAAAACGCTCTAGACCATTGGCAGTAAAAACAACGAAGATTGATAATAGAAATAATAATCCTTACTTATCTTTATTAGCCGCCTGTAAAAAAAATCAGGGCTTAGAAGTGCTCGCTTTAATATCGCCATGGATAAATACCTTACAAGCAAAAGCAGGTAACAAAATAACTGCAACACTTGATGATGCGTTAATCGAGATTAATGATAATAAATTTCAGGACGAAATTGAGTTGTTACAACAATGCTATTATGGGAAAGAGCAAAAAACTTGGCAAGGAAACGCCTTAACAAGCTTAATTCAAGCTATTAATAAGCAAGGATTAAAAGCAAATGAAGCTAAGGTTATAACTCTGAATCCAAGATAA